ATATGCTGAAACTTATAATAAATAGTTGATGTATTTGGTAGAAAAGTATTGATAAGTTGTtcttttatccttaataatattttttaattcacaaattatttttcaagCTTGAAGTGattgaaaagtatttttaaatgctgaaactgatttttaaGCATTTACGAGTTTGGATAAACgtgctgaaactgataataagccGTTGATGTTTGGTAGAAAAGTACTCACTAAAATAAGTTATTTTTTGCTAAATTGACTAAAATACCCTTAAGGCTTTACAaacaaatataaattaaaaagattttttataaagaaaatgataaACAATAAATAACGAagagaaagttagaaaatttattttgaaaaaaatattttatgaattaaaaaatattattaaggataaattaGTAAAAGTCATGGCCAAACAAAAAATACTTATAAGTCGAAAGCAATAAGTTGACCACTTATGACTCATAGTTAATTTTATCTTATACGTACTTTGGGTGTTTAACAAACAGGTAGATAAACTAAAAGATGCTTATAATCTAGTTTAACCAACTTATAAGGTTCCCCAAACACAAAAGATTGAAAATGCACTAGTTTGtcaaaataacaaagaaataggATCATTATGTACCTAAATATAAAGATAGAGGACTATTTTGGCTTTTTCTCCATTTTCTAAAGTTAAAACTCTGATCATCGAAAAATTGCAACAGCTCAAACTCGCCCAATTCTTGGTAGTATCCATTTTTAAGGCCGTTCTTCAATAGTTTTCTCCTTTCATAGTTCACTCGCTTTCGCTATACAGAGGTAGAATGTTGCCGAGATGGAGCAAGGCCATTTCACAGTTTTCTAGGGCTTATTCTCAAAGGAACATAAAAATGGGAAGACGATTGTGTTCTTTTTCATATCGAGATTATTCCGCGGTTGCGCCGTCTGTAGACCATTCCACTGAGAAAAACTATCATAGCAAACCCCAGgtttgaaaattttcattttttttttcttttgtggtAATTAGATGTTAGTAAGGTAATGCCCCAGGACTTTGATTCAATGGCCTGAAAAAAAAAAGGATCTTTACACAACGTATACATAGTTAAACACATATTATACATAAGTTATACATATGATACATCCGCCAGccatttttagtttaagcggttgGGTGAGCGGTTATTTAGGTCATTCTTCAACAAAAAAAGTGGTCTGGTTCATTTGCTGCATGATATCTGCTAATCAATTTGCTTATTTATCCTAGGTTTAGATGCTATTTTGAGTACTTGATGTACATTCAAAGGCGAACATAAGATTTCAAATAAGTGGGTGTGTAATACGACTGCACTGACTACATCATTGTGACAATGTGTGTTGAATATTTTTCTTCTTGACGGTAGTGTTTGAGTGAGTTTACGCACCTCAACTATTCTATCGGGTACCTGCTTTCTCTACTAGTATAGGTGTTGGGTAACTCTGTGCAACTCTATTTAGGCTGGTGAGAAAGAAGTCACTTAGCTTTTTAGTCTCTACTGCAATTTAGAACTTTGGTCTCCCATGGTCTTCATTCCAACTTCATTGACCTCTAGGATACACCCTTGGTGTCGACTGCATACCTATAAATATATACTCCTTATGTAGAGTCTTTCGACTATGCAACAATAATTCGTACGAAGTTTAATAAATTTTCAATGGTGCAACTTTTTGAGCTGAAGGGATGCTAGCACACTAGCAGCTGACATTGACACTACTGTCCACCCTGCTAGCAGTTTTACCTTTCGGAGATTTTAAGGGTTTTGATATTGCATGTTTATTTTTCTGTAATTTTTCTATAATGATATTGTGCCATGAAAAAAGATACCTTTCTCTTAATTGAGTTGTTGATCTCTATGCTTAGTAGAACATAGATTTGTTGCATGACTAGTGTCTGATTTGCGAAGGACTGATAGTTGAACTCCTGCTATTTGAGCAGGTAAATTTAAACAAGATGTTCTGGTCTAAGCCTCAATCATTGGCATTGGCCCCTGATTCACCGTTAAGAATTGATGAGCCACAATATGAGGGCATCCAGCGTTTTCTCCTCAAATTGATGTTGTTCTATAGTAAGCAAAGCACGTCCATTCGAGGAGCTCATGTTATTTATCGCCGTGTTATTCACCAAATTGATAGACCTGCTATCTATGATGGTGAGCCTCTTTGCACTTCAGCTCATTGAACACACTATCTTTGGCCATTTTCCTATGTGCTTATGGATTGTTATGTGaaacttttcttttatttgtttgtttaTAGAAGAGAAAAAGAATGGTGTTCTTCTTGAGTCTGTTCATTTGGATTGCTTATGACTCCGATTGGGCATTCAAGCAGCCGATATATGTAACAAAGATGCATTTTACAAAGTTGTAGTTAAGAACTATCTGTAGATGCTTCTTGACTTAAGTCTATGGCTCTTATTCCCCTACAAATTCTTTAGTCATTTCTCTTCCGTACTCTGGTGCTGAGGTGTGAATTTCTAGATCGCGCTACAGTTTTGAAATTGTTGCACATCAAAAACCTTTATACGCGTTCCTCATCTGCAATCCTTTCACATTATCTAGCTCATCATTATAATTATTTAGGCACTGGCAGCTATCTCTCTAACCCAATTGTTGCAAATCTTTGACAAGCATTACTGCTCATGTTAATTCAAGAGCCCAAGTGAGTTGAATGTTCATTCAATCTTTAAGCATAATtaccttttttcttttaattaagtGAGCACTGTCTCTTCACAAAATAGCTATGCTAATCTGTGTTTGCCTTAGTTATTTGATCTGCTTGTATGTGTTGCATGCAGTATTTAGCTTGGAGAAAACATTTAAGACCACATTTGCTTTACTTGTTATCCATATGTGGCTATGCTTGCGACGCTTGAAGCAGGAGGGAAAGGAAGGCGTCGAGTTGGGGCAATATCTGTATGAGATATATAATCATGATCTGGAGTTGAGAGTTTCTAAAGCTGGGGTAAGTTATTAAACTCGTGTATTGAAAAATCAATTCAATATCGCAAATAATTCTTCTTCTTGGCGTTCAGTTGGGAAAGTAAATTCAAGTGGCAATGCTATTTGTAATCGAACGTCCATCTTGTTGAACAGGGCGGATGTAGTGTGCTAATAacaggttcaattgaacccataactatcaacgcggagtaaaaatttatatgtgaAAAATCGTTAAAACTGCAAAAATATACTAAGATGagcccataactttaaaaatataatgggttcaatgctaaaacCTTAAAAATTGAACACATagagtttaaatcctggatccgcctctgttgTTGAATATCTTTTGATCTTCTCTTTGTTGTTAAATTGACAACCAAGCTAGAGTGGCTGTAAAGTTTTAACTACTCTTATGTTTGGTTTTAAGAGAATTTTTTGTTGCAACCGCTGGTAAAGTATATAAAAGCATGACTAATGGTAAGAAGAACAAGCCCACACTTTTGTTTTAGCAATCTGTAAATATGGCTCCAACACAGCCTTTGTGCTGAGGATTAATATACTGTTACCTGTCTAAAAAAAAAAGAGCATGACTAATGATGTCGGgccctccaaaaaaaaaaaagaagaaagaaatcttaagaaaaaatggaaggaaatggAAAAAGTCGGAAGGAAAAATAGAGCTCTAGAGCAAACAAAATATCGTGGTTACAGGCAGGTTTATAGTAAGTCTAAGCTAGTGATATCTATGATTTTTCCATACAAAAGTTTATGTTATTATATTTCTTACATCAACAATTGGGATGGTTATCCTAAACTTTCCTCTTTTAACGTTACCTTATATAAAAAAAACAATTGGGATGGTTTTCAGACTTGTCACTTACCTTGGTGGAAGAGCATCAATCAGCTCGAATAGGCTCTTTTGCATCATTTActattttcatttttcattttcatATGTTGCGACAGAAGATCTCTTTTTCCAGAGGTTTTATGGGGTTTGACTTTCAAGCTCATCGAATTACATCTCAGCTCCCACCCCATCCTTGTTTTAAAATTGACTATCAACAAGCGATTTGTTTAAGCTATTGTTCATGATGTACGTTTTTGCATTGGTTTAcaacttattttgagaattaCTGCCCCTTTTGCATTGTTTAAGCTCATCGAATTACTGCCCATTTTCTGCttcattcattttctttttgGACAATTTATTCTCACCTCCAAAGCGTAATGGAGGAAAAGAATACACAATTTAATTTGCAGCTCCATAATGGTGACTCGGTTTATTTGTCTTCCTTGTGGAATGATACTGGCATCTCAGATTCTATTGTTCATgacaaaaaatagaaaatttaaactTATCTATCATATCCTTTGTCTATTTTTAAATCGCAGGTTAATTTATTGTTGACTAAATGGATGAAGGATTTGGAGAAGATATTTTATGGTAACATTGTTGCTTATGATGCTGCTATGCTTCCTGAAGCTGGGCAGGATGAGCTGCAAACTGTAATTTGGAGGTAAATACATTGGTTCAGGATCCACAATATTGTTTTAATGTTGTATGTTTCCTTTTGCTTTGTTTTGATGAATAATGATCAGTGTGTTCAACAAACATGCTTACATGGTCATTATATGGAACTAATGTGCTATTTCATGAACATCCATTCAGGTTAATTGTTTGTCAGTATTCTACTTATGTAGAGTTACTCGTATTTGTCAGAATTTCCACTTAGCAGATTATTACTATTACGAGCAGCGCATGGTTGCATGAATTAAATTGAATATTATCAGAAAAGAAGCATATAAAGTTTATAGACCTTAGCTAAGAAAAGCTTCAAGACCTTATTTTGAATGCACTATGCAGTCCTCATATGCTTACAGTTGTCAAAAAATTAGCTCTAAGCTCTCGGTGGATGAAGGTTGTAAAAATTTGAGCTGGATATTTATCAGATTGAGAATGAGTATTGGGTTGATTGATCCATTACCCAGACTGGAAAGCAGTTCTCAGACTTGTTTTCTAACATTTGGCTTAAAGCAGCAGAACTGGAGAAAAGCCAAGGCATGAGGAATCTTTGTTTTAATATAAAGAGGCATGAGGGATCTCTTGATGCCCTTcttcgaaaagcttttatattCCTAATTTTGAGGGTTTTCGTTGATGGGAAATGTGGAGAAGTGtcttgtgtgtgtgtgtaccTGCTGATCGTGCCTATTAAAAATTTCCTTAATGGAATGATTAGGACATCTCCGAATGCATCACTATTAATGTAGCCTTACTGAATTGCTTTTATGTTCTTACTGAATTGCTTCTCCCTCATTTTGAATGAGTGCTGCATCAAAGTTTGagaagaaaataaacaagagGAAAAGAGAAGGTTCTTTGCTGAAGTTAACAGGAAACAAACAAAGAACCGTGACAAAAGCATATGCCTTACTGTCGTTATTTCTAGATTCTGTTTTTATCCATAGAGTAGGATTAGAGAATTTGAAGCCAACTATATTGCAGTACCCATTAGAATCTGCTTTGCCTCATTTACTCTATTTGTTTTTTGTTTATATCTGGAGTCGATTGGCATGCCATGGTCACCCTTCGTTCATTGAGTATACCTTTTTTTTCGGAATTCACCAAAAATGAGAGTTTTCTTGTTTATGAGCTGAGAACAAGCTGTTGGTAGTAATCGAAGCTGAATGATTTGTAGTTGATATCACTATGGTGTTATCACAAACTAGGATTTGGCATCGGAGAGGAATATAAGGGAAGCTCCGGTTTCTAATTTTGGTAATTTGACAAGGATGGAGTTTCTTATTCACGGCAAATgacaattaaaattaaaattggtGATGGCCTTTTAGTTTACTGAAGAGACTCTATATGCCTTTATTTGATTACCCTTCTGATATTCTATGTTGTAGGAATGTCTTCTCTGATGATGGTACATCTTTACCAAATGATGCAGCCCTGCTTCCAGTCCAGGCAAGTATACATACATATACTTAAAGTGCTTTTTCTTTTTATCTGATACTTCGGGTGCTTTTATTAGTGACAAAATGTCCAATATTTGCACAGAAGAGAATTATAACACTTACACAAATTATAGTTCTTTGAAAACCAGGCCTTATAAAACAAATTTTTAGTTCTTTCAACTCTTGTGTGGTACATAGAATTTGGTGTTATTTCTCCTGAAGCTCTTTATATATGTTCATGCAGCTTTGACTTGGTATTGACTATGTTACAATTTTGGTGCATATTTTCTAGTATTTTTCCTTGTATTTTTGTTGCTTTTTGTGTTTCTGTATTAGGATGTTGGACATTTGGACCAGATTGTGTCAAAGACGATGGTCTGTACACCATGCTTATTTGTTTGATTTGGTCATTGCAGGCTATTTGTAGGTATGTTCGCAGGGAATCCAACTGTCTGTCATTGACAGGTACGAATTGTGTCCCAACTAATCTGTACTAAATCAGTTCATGTGAAAAGCATGTAGGCACATATAACTCCTAAGGGTTTCTGTACTCTTGCTCTTTCTccatagaaaaggagaaaaaccTTAAAGTTGAACTTGGCGCCTTTTTCTCTTTTCTGTTATTGTGATCTACTTGTTGCATATCTTCAAGCCAGTCCTCAAGAAGTAGGTGAAGAAAAATTATTTACAGGATCACTTGCTGGCTTCGAATTCCCTCTTAAGGCTTAACGATCTTCATCCTGTTGTTGGGATTGACTCAGTATTAGATACTTACTTTTGAGGGTAACAAAATATGTTTTAGCTTAAATACCGTGTCACTCTCTATGCTGTATTTATTGTGAATTCTAAATGTTCCTGAGTTTTCATCTGAAGCCAAATAGTGGCAGAGTTATTAGAAAGCTTGATTTGACAGTTGCTTTGTCTTTTATACATTGAACTTAATTTAACTGAAGTTACtttatcttaaaaataataataataataagaaataaATCTAATGGCCAatcatactatattaaaagtgggAGCACTCTAACTCTAAagttattttacatttttggactAGCCTGGGTCATGCCTAATAGTATTAAAGAGGCCTACGAAAGCTGGTGCTCTTGGAGAGTTGGCAAATCCATCAAAAAAACTTGGCTTTTGGTCCCCGCTTCTATTTTCTGGTGTATATGGACTGAAAGGAATTGCAGATGTTTTGATGAGAtatcaactccaaatcatgctcTTAAAGCTAAATGTTTATTTAACCTTTTTACTTGGCTTAGGCACCTGTATCTAGTTGTGATCGTTTTTTGGACTGTGTCTGCTCCTTATTTTTAACATAGGTTTCTTTTTGTTATGTTTATGAGCAGACACACTCTATTTACTTGTACTCTCTTTTGctatgcatcttcttgatgcctttaATGAAATTctcttacttcatcaaaaaaactCTAAAGTTATTTTACAACTGTGTCCTTTAAAATCTGAGTGACCATTTTGTCCTTCAATCAAATATTACTCCTATAATATTTTGGTACAAAAATGTAATTGTATATTCTAATAAATGCTACCCTATTAGATATAATTATTGTATAATAAAAAAGAATCATCCTATTAAAGAAGTCTTTGATTTAAGGTTCCATTAGAGCAAACATTATCCATGAAGCTTTTGCTACTTGAGGAAACTTTGTATTGTATTCAACCATTCCTGTTGAAAGCTTCACTTAACTAAAACTGAGAAAGGAGATGAAAGTATTCAATCATTCATGCTTATATTTCTGTATTAGACTGAATAAGATATTTAATTTCCAGAGCTATCATTCTGATGATAATACTTTTGTTTGCACAGATAAAGATGCTGTCTTTTCGGGCAACTTCACGTTCACCTCATTGGAAAACACAAAAGCTGATAAAGAGGGAAATTAGACGCAAAGAAAACAATGTCAAAACCAACCATGCTCATGCAACTGTGCCACAATTCATTGTAGAGATTCAGGCTTTCCCTCACTGAAATTATAAGAAATTGCTGAATGCGCAGGCGTGAAACATGAAATCCACTGTTCTTTGAGTTTCAGTAATCTAGGTGCAAATCTAAGGTTGCTTTGCTTTTTTGTGCCACAACATAAATCCTAGAAATGACTGTCAAACTGTTGATGGCTAATGTTTCTAATGGAAGTTATACGAGCTCATTCGTTACATTATGAAGGAATAAATCAAGTAGTTGAAGGAGTCATGGGCGTGTGACCTTTTGTATTTCTTTATCAGTTCTGAGGAAAGTGGGACTGTAAGTTGTATATGGTAATTGCGCCTTAATTCGGATTATTGATTTTGGATAAGTCCCTTAATTGCTGATAATGGTAGAACATCTTCAATTGCTTGTTCTATATAAGGTTAGACAGAGAGATTTTTGCACAGTTGGTTTGTAAAAACTCAGGCAAAACTATATTTTAACGATATTAATGCATCTAAAATGATTATACGGTCTCTGATTAGTAAGTTGAATACACACCAAAAACCAtgccatttttttctttttcaattcacaaGCTCATTTCTTTCCTCATCAATTCATAATGCTAGTACTTCTAGTACTGCAAATTTACATTTTAAGGGATAATCATAATTTTGGAAAAGCCAACAAATGAAAATGATATTTAACTGTCTGGTAAAGGAATTTTTAAATGACATTCTTCACCAACCTGCAACAAATATAAAGTTTGTAACTTAAATAGAACACGATTGTTAATCAAATTGTTCAACAAATTCAATATTCAAAGCtgatataattaattaaataaacacAAAATATTTGTCAAGAATAAAATGATGTTAGTAAAAATAGGAAATTATCTTTTTTTCTCTGAGAAACTTGAGCAAGAACTTCTTCAGCGTACTATTCTAATACTCTCTTTCATTTGGAGTGAATTATGAAACAAGATTAAATTGTGCTGTCATGACTAATGTGATATAAGAAAGTATACTACTAGTACTATGTAGTAATTAAAAACTCGTGCTTGTTCCTCATCTTTCAAAGCTGGTTTCCCTTGATTTTAGAAAATGTGGTGAAGATAGAGAATGAACGGTTGGTCTTGTGGTGAACACCCTTCACTTCCAACTAAggggttgtgagttcgagtcaccccaagaggcaaggtggagagttcttggagggagggagtcgagggtctatcagaaacagcctctctactcagggtaggggtaaggtctgcgtacacactatcctccccagaccgcACTAGcgaaattatactgggttgttgttgttgtttggtgAAGATAGAGAATACACATCATCAGTTTAAAGGCATATGAAATGGGACTCGACTCCCCTTTCTTGGTTTTTGGTAATAATTAGTAGCATCAATTATGGAATTGTTACTATCCACATAGTGTTTTCTTGAGAAATATTCTTTGCAGTAATGGATAATATAGATGGATTCCTCATTCCTATGTTTCTCGAATCAGCTCTGATCATCAGTTCtgcttcttttatttcttttttcaagACCTACATTGAAAGAATTCTTACATCAACATTTTTCGCTCCTTTATTGAAGATTCCACAATATGCCTTTCATTTCCATTATAATATGGATTAACATTCCGCCTTGTCACATTCTTATAGCCAAGAAATGCAAATGAAGTTGGTTTTCTTCGTTCATGGCTTCCGTCTTCATCTTTGAAACCCCTCCTTGGTTACAGGGATCGAACATAATTATTTTCTTGAGAGGAATCCTTCTTTGATTTTATAATCTTAAATAAAACTCCTTAAAAATTTCATCTCATTGAAGATCTAACGCTTATATAAATACTAGTCTTTATGCATGTACATTGCACGTGCATAAAAAGATGCACATA
This sequence is a window from Nicotiana tomentosiformis chromosome 5, ASM39032v3, whole genome shotgun sequence. Protein-coding genes within it:
- the LOC104113881 gene encoding uncharacterized protein — encoded protein: MLPRWSKAISQFSRAYSQRNIKMGRRLCSFSYRDYSAVAPSVDHSTEKNYHSKPQVNLNKMFWSKPQSLALAPDSPLRIDEPQYEGIQRFLLKLMLFYSKQSTSIRGAHVIYRRVIHQIDRPAIYDVFSLEKTFKTTFALLVIHMWLCLRRLKQEGKEGVELGQYLYEIYNHDLELRVSKAGVNLLLTKWMKDLEKIFYGNIVAYDAAMLPEAGQDELQTVIWRNVFSDDGTSLPNDAALLPVQAICRYVRRESNCLSLTDKDAVFSGNFTFTSLENTKADKEGN